Within the Terriglobales bacterium genome, the region CCGACAGAAGCTCGCGCGCTTCGTGGAGGGCGTGCGCGGATTCGCTCCCGAGGCCCGCTGGGTGAATCCGGCGAGCCTGCACGTCACCCTGAAGTTCCTCGGCGAGATCCACGAGGGCAAGGTGGCGGAGGTGAAGCAGGCGCTGGCGGCGGTCGCGGGCGAAGTCTCGCAGATCAGCTTCCTCGGTACCGGCTTTTTCCCCACAGTGAAGGCGGCGCGGGTCTTCTGGGTGGGAGTGGAGGCGGACGAGAAGCTGGCAGCGCTGGCAGCGGCGGTGGACGCGGCGCTGGCGCCCCTGGGAATCGCGCGCGAGGAGCGCGCCTTCACCCCGCACCTGACGCTGGCGCGCACCGGCTCCGGGCGTCCACAGCGCGGGCGCGGCGACCGCAACAACGCCAGCTTCCAGAAGCTGCAGGAGAAGTTGGCGGCGCTGCCTGCGCCCGAGTTTGGTACCATGAGCGCCCGCGAATTCTTTTTGTACGAGAGCAAGCTGGCGGCGGGCGGAGCTGTGTATTCCAAACTGCAGCGCTACGCGCTGCAGGGTGGTTAGGAGTTAGTGGCCAGTAGTCAGCAGAGCATGATCGGCACTTACATCGTCGTCGCGGTGGTGGCGTACCTGCTGGGGTCGATCCCCTTTGGGTACATCCTGCTGCGGCTGTTCCGCGGGCAGGACGTGCGGGCGACCGGCAGCGGCAACATCGGGGCCACCAACGTGGCGCGCTCCGCGCCCGGGCTGGGCGTGCTGACGCTGCTGCTGGATGCGGGCAAGGGATTTGTGGCGGTGGCGGGGACCCTGGGCTTCTTCGCGTACGCGCTGGTCCACTCCCCGGCGTGGGCGGTCGCGCTGGGGGCCTATGCCGGCCTGTGGGCGATCCTGGGGCACATGTTTCCGGTGTGGCTGAAGTTCAAGGGCGGCAAGGGCGTGGCCACGGCCGCGGGCGCCTTCGCCCTGCTCATTCCGCGCGCGCTGCTGCTGGCGCTGGCGATCTTCCTGCTGGCCACCCTGGTGACGCGCTACGTCTCCCTGGGCTCCATCCTGGCCGGTGTCACGTTACCCATCGGAGCCCATTTTCTGCCGCCACGCTCCGCGGGCGAGAGCCTGGGTTCGGTGCAACTGACGGTGGTCGTAGCCGCCGCTTCCCTGCTCATCATCCTCAAACACCACCAGAACATCCGGCGGCTGCTGGCGGGGACGGAGCACCGCTTCACGCTGAAGGGCAGGAGCGCATGAGGATCGCGGTCATCGGCGCGGGGGCGTGGGGGACGGCGCTGTCCGGGGTGCTGGGGCGCCGCGACCGGCACCAGGTTCGGCTGTGGGCCTATGAGACGGAAGTGGTGGAGTCTATCCGCGCGCGCCGCGAGAACGAACTGTTCCTGCCCGGGGTGAAGCTCCCCGAGACCGTCTATCCCACCAACAGCCTGGAGGAGGCGCTGGGCGGGGCCGCCATGGTGGTGAGCGTGATGCCCTCGCACCACTGCCGGCGGGTCTTCGAGCAGATGGCGCCCTTCCTGAAGCCAGAGATGCTGTTCGTGAGCGCCACCAAGGGCATCGAGAACGACACCCTGCTGCGCATGAGCGAGGTCATCGTGCGGGTGTTGGACCGTAGCGAGTCGCGGCTGGAGCAGCCCCGCCTGGGGGCGCTGAGCGGGCCCTCGTTCGCCAAGGAGGTGGCGCGCGGCGATCCCACCGCCGTCACCGTCGGCTCCCCCGACGCGGAGCTGGCGGCCACCGTGCAGCGCGAGTTCAGCGATCCCAACTTCCGCGTCTACACCAACGAGGACATGGTAGGGGTGGAGCTGGGAGGAGCGCTGAAGAACGTGATCGCCATCGCCGCCGGGGTGTGCGACGGGCTGGGGCTGGGGCACAACACCATAGCGGCGCTGATCACGCGCGGGCTGGCGGAGATCAGCCGGCTGGGAGTGGCCTGCGGCGCCCACCGCGAGACCCTGGCCGGCCTGGCGGGCATGGGCGACCTGGTGCTCACCTGCACCGGGGGGCTCTCGCGCAATCGCACCGTGGGGGTGGAGCTGGGCAAGGGACGCCGGCTGCCCGACATCATCGCCGGCAT harbors:
- a CDS encoding NAD(P)H-dependent glycerol-3-phosphate dehydrogenase, encoding MRIAVIGAGAWGTALSGVLGRRDRHQVRLWAYETEVVESIRARRENELFLPGVKLPETVYPTNSLEEALGGAAMVVSVMPSHHCRRVFEQMAPFLKPEMLFVSATKGIENDTLLRMSEVIVRVLDRSESRLEQPRLGALSGPSFAKEVARGDPTAVTVGSPDAELAATVQREFSDPNFRVYTNEDMVGVELGGALKNVIAIAAGVCDGLGLGHNTIAALITRGLAEISRLGVACGAHRETLAGLAGMGDLVLTCTGGLSRNRTVGVELGKGRRLPDIIAGMRGMVAEGVLTTNAAVGLARKLQVEMPITQKMHEILQEGKPPREAIRELMTRPGKVEQ
- the plsY gene encoding glycerol-3-phosphate 1-O-acyltransferase PlsY produces the protein MIGTYIVVAVVAYLLGSIPFGYILLRLFRGQDVRATGSGNIGATNVARSAPGLGVLTLLLDAGKGFVAVAGTLGFFAYALVHSPAWAVALGAYAGLWAILGHMFPVWLKFKGGKGVATAAGAFALLIPRALLLALAIFLLATLVTRYVSLGSILAGVTLPIGAHFLPPRSAGESLGSVQLTVVVAAASLLIILKHHQNIRRLLAGTEHRFTLKGRSA
- the thpR gene encoding RNA 2',3'-cyclic phosphodiesterase; its protein translation is MRTFVAVDIPEEVRQKLARFVEGVRGFAPEARWVNPASLHVTLKFLGEIHEGKVAEVKQALAAVAGEVSQISFLGTGFFPTVKAARVFWVGVEADEKLAALAAAVDAALAPLGIAREERAFTPHLTLARTGSGRPQRGRGDRNNASFQKLQEKLAALPAPEFGTMSAREFFLYESKLAAGGAVYSKLQRYALQGG